A stretch of Myceligenerans xiligouense DNA encodes these proteins:
- a CDS encoding LysR substrate-binding domain-containing protein gives MPETFRLAYVPGATPGKWARVWRDRLPDVALELVQVDAADALAALRDGRADIAIARLPVDTDVFSRIPLYEEAAVVCVHREHLLAALEPEEAVAPADLAEETVWLPQDDVLYQGPGDQVPEAARTAAAAVPGREPVDPDGVPLERPATAADALAVVGAAAGITVLPMSLARLHHRKDVVYRPLDGGPTAPVGLVWPIDRTTDLVEEMIGIVRGRTVNSSRGRGRSRSSGDADAARAGASASARDRGAARGGRRGDRSSSGNARGHGRGTARGRKSGSSPNRSSRNRRRKED, from the coding sequence GTGCCAGAGACCTTCCGCCTCGCCTACGTTCCAGGTGCCACGCCCGGCAAGTGGGCGAGAGTGTGGCGTGATCGGCTGCCCGACGTCGCCCTGGAGCTCGTCCAGGTCGACGCCGCGGACGCCCTCGCCGCGCTGCGGGACGGCCGCGCCGACATCGCGATCGCCCGGCTCCCCGTCGACACCGACGTCTTCTCCCGCATCCCGCTCTACGAGGAGGCCGCCGTGGTCTGCGTGCACCGGGAGCACCTCCTCGCGGCCCTGGAGCCGGAGGAGGCGGTGGCGCCCGCCGATCTCGCCGAGGAGACGGTGTGGCTGCCGCAGGACGACGTGCTCTACCAGGGACCCGGCGATCAGGTCCCGGAAGCGGCGAGGACGGCGGCCGCGGCGGTTCCCGGGCGGGAACCCGTCGATCCCGACGGCGTGCCCCTCGAACGGCCCGCCACGGCGGCGGACGCTCTGGCGGTCGTCGGAGCGGCCGCGGGGATCACCGTCCTGCCGATGTCGCTCGCCCGCCTGCACCATCGCAAGGACGTGGTCTACCGCCCGCTGGACGGGGGCCCGACGGCGCCGGTGGGACTCGTGTGGCCCATCGACCGGACCACCGACCTCGTCGAGGAGATGATCGGGATCGTGCGGGGGCGGACGGTCAACAGTTCGCGAGGCCGTGGACGCTCCCGGTCGTCGGGCGACGCCGACGCCGCGCGGGCCGGCGCATCGGCGTCGGCGCGGGACCGGGGGGCCGCTCGGGGCGGGAGACGGGGGGACCGCTCGTCGTCGGGCAACGCCCGAGGTCATGGCCGGGGTACGGCCCGTGGGAGGAAATCGGGTTCTTCGCCGAATCGGAGCAGCCGAAATAGGCGGAGAAAAGAAGATTGA
- the msrA gene encoding peptide-methionine (S)-S-oxide reductase MsrA, whose product MSFFESLFGQGKTTMVAPEDALPGRESPILAAPRPHTVLGTSLTGPWEPGTRVLYLAMGCFWGAEEIFWQVPGVVSTAVGYMGGTTPNPTYEEVCSARTGHTETALVAYDPARVSEQELLKTFWERHDPTQGFRQGNDVGTQYRSAVYWTTPEQGEAVRETAARYAEVLDAKGYDPITTELRPAAEVGPFYLAEDYHQQYLSDAKNPNGYRCHATTGVAYPDAA is encoded by the coding sequence ATGTCGTTCTTCGAGTCGCTGTTCGGTCAGGGCAAGACCACGATGGTCGCCCCTGAGGACGCCCTACCGGGCCGCGAGTCACCGATCCTCGCCGCGCCGCGCCCGCACACGGTGCTCGGCACGTCGCTCACCGGCCCGTGGGAGCCGGGCACCCGGGTGCTGTACCTCGCGATGGGGTGTTTCTGGGGTGCCGAGGAGATCTTCTGGCAGGTGCCCGGGGTGGTGTCGACAGCCGTGGGATACATGGGCGGGACGACGCCGAACCCCACCTACGAGGAGGTCTGCAGCGCCCGCACGGGACACACGGAGACCGCCCTGGTCGCCTACGACCCGGCCCGCGTCTCGGAGCAGGAGCTCCTGAAGACCTTCTGGGAGCGCCACGACCCGACCCAGGGCTTCCGCCAGGGGAACGACGTCGGCACCCAGTACCGGTCGGCCGTCTACTGGACCACGCCCGAGCAGGGAGAGGCGGTCCGTGAGACCGCCGCCCGCTACGCAGAGGTGCTCGACGCCAAGGGGTACGACCCCATCACCACGGAGCTTCGCCCGGCAGCCGAGGTGGGCCCCTTCTACCTCGCCGAGGACTACCACCAGCAGTACCTGAGCGACGCGAAGAACCCGAACGGGTACCGCTGCCATGCCACGACGGGTGTGGCCTACCCGGACGCCGCCTGA
- a CDS encoding DUF4307 domain-containing protein gives MSSDPLANRYGRPARETGPSGRPRLSVGARIAVAAALSAGVAGAAWFAWSDAQRNPVSFRDIGFAIESPEQVSVTFDVMMPPGTTAVCTVTALNPSYAEVGSLDVEVGPGERDTIRVTADVRTTQEATTGIVDHCTVSP, from the coding sequence ATGAGCTCCGACCCTCTGGCAAACCGATACGGCCGCCCGGCGCGTGAGACCGGCCCGTCCGGCCGACCGCGTCTCTCGGTCGGCGCGCGGATCGCGGTCGCGGCGGCGCTGTCCGCCGGCGTGGCCGGAGCCGCCTGGTTCGCCTGGTCCGACGCGCAGCGCAACCCGGTCTCGTTCCGGGACATCGGGTTCGCCATCGAGAGCCCCGAGCAGGTGTCGGTGACGTTCGACGTGATGATGCCGCCGGGTACGACGGCGGTGTGCACCGTGACCGCGCTCAACCCCAGCTACGCGGAGGTGGGCTCGCTCGACGTCGAGGTGGGACCGGGCGAGCGCGACACGATCCGGGTCACCGCCGACGTCAGGACCACTCAGGAGGCGACGACCGGCATCGTCGACCACTGCACGGTAAGTCCTTGA
- a CDS encoding carbon-nitrogen hydrolase family protein codes for MPGETGATSDPGPTSDGPAGAPAKVRVTVAQLTVSDDPAANRATAEGAFREAARLRADLLVLPEYASAYDPRGVGAEHAEPLDGPYVSMLRRRAAETGVAVIAGTALPAGKGRAANALVVVDGGGSLAGVYRKVHLYDAFGTRESDRLEPGPADAEPVVLRLGDLTFGVLTCYDLRFPESARRVVDAGADVLVYPAAWMAGPLKADHWHTLLRARAIENTAIVLGVGMAGKSVTGRSLLVGPDGVVGLELEDGPEIRTVDLDPGGVVTARRTNPSLDNRRYTVVPR; via the coding sequence GTGCCGGGCGAAACGGGCGCGACGTCGGATCCCGGGCCGACGTCGGACGGTCCGGCCGGCGCCCCGGCCAAGGTCCGCGTCACGGTCGCGCAGCTCACGGTCTCCGACGACCCGGCAGCCAACCGGGCGACGGCCGAGGGGGCGTTCCGCGAGGCAGCCCGCCTCCGGGCGGATCTGCTCGTGCTGCCGGAGTACGCCTCGGCGTACGACCCGCGCGGGGTGGGTGCCGAGCACGCCGAGCCCCTCGACGGTCCGTACGTCTCGATGCTGCGGCGCCGGGCCGCCGAGACCGGCGTCGCGGTGATCGCGGGGACCGCCCTCCCGGCCGGGAAGGGGCGCGCGGCGAACGCGCTCGTGGTCGTGGACGGCGGCGGGTCGCTCGCCGGGGTCTACCGCAAGGTGCACCTCTACGACGCGTTCGGGACGCGGGAGTCGGACCGCCTGGAGCCCGGCCCCGCCGACGCCGAGCCGGTCGTCCTGCGGCTCGGGGATCTCACGTTCGGCGTCCTGACCTGCTATGACCTCCGCTTCCCCGAGTCGGCGCGGCGCGTCGTGGACGCGGGAGCCGATGTCCTGGTCTACCCGGCGGCCTGGATGGCCGGCCCGCTCAAGGCGGACCACTGGCACACCTTGCTGCGGGCGCGGGCGATCGAGAACACCGCGATCGTGCTCGGCGTCGGGATGGCGGGCAAGAGCGTCACGGGGCGATCGCTGCTGGTCGGGCCGGACGGCGTCGTCGGCCTCGAACTGGAGGACGGGCCGGAGATCCGGACCGTCGACCTGGACCCGGGGGGCGTGGTCACCGCCCGCCGTACCAACCCGTCGCTCGACAACCGCCGCTACACGGTGGTGCCGCGGTAG
- the greA gene encoding transcription elongation factor GreA has protein sequence MTDTSVTWLTQDAYDRLQAELERLSGPYRAEITERIAAARDEGDLKENGGYHAAREEQAKNEARIKELTEKLRTVQVGQPSDDGTVQPGMVVTVSIFGDDETFLLGSREMAGDTDMEVFSPTSPLGAAIVEKKVGDKTSYEAPNGKTIEVEIKDAKPFA, from the coding sequence GTGACCGACACCTCTGTCACCTGGCTCACCCAGGACGCGTACGACCGGCTCCAGGCCGAGCTGGAGCGCCTCTCCGGCCCTTATCGCGCGGAGATCACCGAGCGCATCGCCGCCGCGCGCGACGAGGGCGATCTCAAGGAGAACGGTGGGTACCACGCAGCCCGTGAGGAGCAGGCGAAGAACGAGGCGCGCATCAAGGAACTCACCGAGAAGCTGCGCACGGTCCAGGTGGGGCAGCCGTCCGACGACGGCACGGTGCAGCCCGGCATGGTCGTGACCGTGTCGATCTTCGGCGACGACGAGACCTTCCTGCTGGGCTCGCGAGAGATGGCCGGTGACACGGACATGGAGGTCTTCTCCCCCACCTCTCCGCTGGGCGCCGCCATCGTCGAGAAGAAGGTCGGCGACAAGACCAGCTACGAGGCCCCGAACGGCAAGACGATCGAGGTCGAGATCAAGGACGCCAAGCCGTTCGCCTGA
- the ilvA gene encoding threonine ammonia-lyase has protein sequence MSADDVREAANLLDGVITRTPVVESRALSQLAGARVVLKCENLQRAGSFKVRGAYTRLSRLTSEERERGVVAASAGNHAQGVALAAGMLGIDALVFMPVDAPLPKLSATRGYGAEVRQVGSSVDEALSAARVEAARSGRILIHPFDHADIVAGQGTIALEILEQVPDVGTILVPLGGGGLVAGIAAVLADAAPHVRVVGVQAAQAAAYPGSLDAGRPTAVGLSPTMADGIAIGTPGQVPFGIVAERGVEVRTVSEDLLSRGLLLVLERGKLMVEPAGAAGVAGLLAAAPGEFAGPIVPVLSGGNIDPLVLLRVVQHGLVAAGRYLQLRVRVQDRPGALAALVDTIAAAGANIVQVEHSRTDVSLSVSEVLVNLQVETKSAEHRTSVVERLRQDGFAVDVT, from the coding sequence GTGAGCGCGGACGACGTCCGCGAGGCCGCGAACCTCCTCGACGGCGTGATCACCCGCACGCCCGTCGTCGAGAGCCGGGCCCTCTCCCAGCTCGCCGGCGCCAGGGTCGTTCTCAAGTGCGAGAACCTCCAGCGTGCCGGCTCCTTCAAGGTTCGTGGTGCCTACACGCGCCTGTCCCGGCTCACCTCCGAAGAGCGTGAGCGCGGGGTCGTGGCCGCCAGTGCCGGGAACCACGCCCAGGGCGTGGCGCTCGCCGCGGGCATGCTGGGCATCGACGCCCTCGTGTTCATGCCGGTCGACGCGCCCCTGCCGAAGCTCTCCGCGACGCGAGGCTACGGCGCCGAGGTGCGTCAGGTCGGCAGCAGTGTGGACGAGGCGCTGTCGGCGGCGCGCGTCGAGGCGGCGCGCTCGGGGCGCATCCTCATCCACCCGTTCGACCACGCCGACATCGTCGCCGGTCAGGGCACCATCGCACTGGAGATCCTGGAGCAGGTGCCCGACGTCGGGACGATCCTCGTGCCGCTGGGCGGCGGCGGTCTCGTGGCCGGTATCGCGGCCGTCCTGGCCGACGCCGCGCCGCACGTGCGCGTCGTGGGCGTGCAGGCCGCGCAGGCCGCCGCCTATCCCGGGTCGCTCGATGCCGGCCGCCCGACCGCGGTCGGCCTGAGTCCGACCATGGCCGACGGCATCGCGATCGGCACCCCGGGCCAGGTGCCGTTCGGCATCGTGGCGGAGCGTGGCGTGGAGGTGCGCACCGTCAGCGAGGATCTGCTGTCGCGCGGGCTGCTGCTGGTCCTGGAACGTGGAAAGCTCATGGTGGAGCCCGCGGGCGCGGCCGGCGTGGCAGGGCTGCTGGCCGCGGCGCCCGGAGAGTTCGCCGGGCCCATCGTGCCCGTGCTGAGCGGCGGCAACATCGACCCGCTCGTGCTGCTGCGGGTGGTCCAGCACGGTCTCGTGGCGGCCGGTCGCTACCTGCAGCTCCGCGTGCGCGTCCAGGACCGGCCCGGTGCGCTGGCAGCGCTTGTCGACACGATCGCGGCAGCCGGGGCGAACATCGTGCAGGTGGAGCACTCGCGGACCGACGTCTCGCTGTCGGTGTCGGAGGTGCTGGTGAATCTCCAGGTGGAGACCAAGAGCGCCGAGCACCGCACGTCCGTCGTCGAACGCCTGCGCCAGGACGGGTTCGCGGTAGACGTCACCTGA
- a CDS encoding isoprenyl transferase, which produces MRLPSPLYRLYERRLARSLDGASLPRHIGVMLDGNRRWAKSFGETAATGHRRGADKIADLLGWAEPLGIEVVTLWMLSTDNLSRSAAELENLLEIIEDAVRDLAESGRWRVRAIGRLDLLPERLSRTLRQAQEETAGVGGLQVNVAIGYGGRQEIADAVRSYLTEEAKNGATLQELAERTDVEHIAEHLYTRGQPDPELVIRTSGEQRVGGFLMWQSMHSEYYFCEAYWPAFRRVDFLRALRDFSQRERRLGR; this is translated from the coding sequence GTGCGTCTGCCCTCACCTCTCTACCGACTGTACGAGCGCCGCCTGGCCCGCAGCCTCGACGGCGCCTCGCTGCCCCGGCACATCGGCGTGATGCTCGACGGGAACCGGCGCTGGGCCAAGTCGTTCGGCGAGACCGCGGCCACCGGGCACCGGCGGGGCGCGGACAAGATCGCGGACCTGCTCGGCTGGGCGGAGCCGCTGGGCATCGAGGTCGTGACGCTGTGGATGCTCTCCACGGACAACCTGAGCCGCTCGGCCGCCGAGCTGGAGAATCTCCTGGAGATCATCGAGGACGCGGTCCGCGACCTCGCGGAGTCCGGTCGCTGGCGAGTGCGCGCCATCGGGCGGCTCGACCTGCTGCCGGAGCGACTCTCGCGGACCCTGCGCCAGGCCCAGGAGGAGACGGCCGGCGTCGGCGGGCTGCAGGTGAACGTGGCGATCGGCTACGGCGGCCGGCAGGAGATCGCCGATGCCGTGCGCTCCTACCTCACCGAGGAGGCCAAGAACGGCGCGACGCTCCAGGAGCTCGCCGAGCGGACCGACGTCGAGCACATCGCCGAGCACCTGTACACGCGGGGCCAGCCGGACCCGGAGCTGGTCATCCGGACGTCGGGGGAGCAGCGCGTCGGCGGGTTCCTCATGTGGCAGTCGATGCACTCGGAGTACTACTTCTGCGAGGCGTACTGGCCGGCCTTCCGGCGGGTCGACTTCCTGCGTGCCCTGCGCGACTTCTCGCAGCGGGAGCGCCGCCTCGGCCGGTGA
- a CDS encoding MarR family winged helix-turn-helix transcriptional regulator, which produces MTVRERPAPTAREAAEAWESLFRTQVTLMRRLLADDIWDELSMREYDVLFTLSGGSGSMRLRDLNENILMAQSSLSRLVDRLERRGLVRRESAPEDGRGVKVVLTDAGVRLQKEVGVRHVRSIEHYVGSAMPADDLATLRALLDKLRAAQSGVPDRSQAAT; this is translated from the coding sequence ATGACAGTGAGAGAACGGCCTGCTCCCACGGCCCGCGAGGCAGCGGAGGCGTGGGAGTCGCTCTTCCGAACACAGGTCACCCTGATGCGCCGGCTGCTCGCCGATGACATCTGGGACGAACTGAGCATGCGCGAGTACGACGTGCTGTTCACGCTCTCCGGCGGCTCCGGCTCGATGCGGCTGCGGGATCTGAACGAGAACATCCTGATGGCGCAGTCGTCCTTGTCACGTCTGGTCGATCGTCTGGAACGGCGCGGGCTCGTGCGGCGCGAGTCGGCACCCGAGGACGGCCGGGGCGTGAAGGTGGTGCTCACCGATGCCGGCGTCAGGCTGCAGAAGGAGGTGGGGGTGCGGCACGTGCGGTCGATCGAGCACTACGTGGGCTCCGCGATGCCCGCCGACGATCTCGCGACCCTGCGTGCACTGCTCGACAAGCTCCGCGCGGCGCAGTCCGGAGTACCGGACCGCTCGCAGGCCGCCACGTAG
- a CDS encoding AI-2E family transporter gives MTENEPAVAPAGAEPLAGAMPSPGTATRTATDDVKDAPASGIDPTTEGSSATAGSPPTPPTGHPDGSVTAGGARSSEAAYGGARTSPAADGGATTVPRTIREAAAWSWRILLVGAALAAIVWLLASLRVIVVPVAVALLLAVMLTPVRRFLQHTLRVPRGLASGLSLLGLILAAAALVTFAGQQVATGFADLSEEAIAGFEELTRFLDGRFGLDLIDYQSQLVTELEAQRDAIIAGALGAAVTAGNLLIGALIALFCTFFFLHDPRGIWSWVVGLLPVAARERVHQAGRRGIVTLSAYTRTQILVAGVDAVGIGLGSAFFVPSLAVPIGVLVFVGSFIPMVGAIVTGAIATVVVLVAQGWVAAIIMLGIVILVQQIESHVLQPFLMGQAVSLHPVAVILAVAAGSFVAGIAGALFAVPLLALVNTVVLYLTGHDKFPELGNDDKLPIRWLAPDAPPLRIPLRRATDPAAGS, from the coding sequence GTGACCGAGAACGAGCCTGCCGTCGCCCCCGCCGGCGCCGAGCCGCTGGCCGGTGCGATGCCCTCCCCGGGTACGGCGACACGTACCGCGACGGACGATGTCAAGGACGCCCCCGCGAGCGGGATCGACCCGACGACGGAGGGCTCCTCCGCCACCGCGGGATCCCCGCCGACGCCCCCGACCGGCCACCCCGACGGCTCCGTCACGGCCGGAGGAGCCCGCAGCTCCGAGGCCGCCTACGGCGGAGCCCGCACGTCCCCGGCAGCCGACGGCGGAGCCACCACCGTGCCGCGCACGATTCGCGAGGCAGCGGCGTGGTCCTGGCGCATCCTGCTGGTCGGTGCCGCGCTCGCCGCCATCGTCTGGCTGCTGGCGAGTCTCCGGGTGATCGTGGTCCCCGTCGCGGTGGCGCTGCTCCTGGCGGTGATGCTCACCCCGGTGCGGCGCTTCCTGCAGCACACGCTCCGGGTGCCGCGCGGGCTCGCGTCCGGCCTCTCCCTGCTGGGCCTGATCCTCGCCGCCGCCGCGCTCGTCACCTTCGCCGGGCAGCAGGTCGCGACGGGTTTTGCCGACCTGTCCGAGGAGGCCATCGCCGGCTTCGAAGAGCTGACAAGGTTCCTCGACGGGCGGTTCGGGCTCGACCTCATCGACTACCAGAGCCAGCTCGTCACGGAGCTGGAGGCTCAGCGGGACGCGATCATCGCGGGCGCCCTCGGTGCCGCCGTCACCGCGGGCAACCTGCTGATCGGCGCGCTCATCGCGCTGTTCTGCACGTTCTTCTTCCTGCACGACCCCCGCGGCATCTGGAGCTGGGTGGTCGGCCTGCTCCCCGTGGCGGCGCGGGAACGCGTGCACCAGGCGGGTCGGCGCGGGATCGTGACCCTGTCCGCCTACACCCGCACCCAGATCCTCGTGGCCGGCGTGGACGCGGTGGGGATCGGCCTGGGCTCGGCGTTCTTCGTGCCGTCGCTCGCCGTACCGATCGGCGTGCTGGTCTTCGTCGGCTCGTTCATCCCGATGGTCGGCGCCATCGTCACCGGCGCGATCGCGACCGTCGTCGTGCTCGTGGCCCAGGGCTGGGTCGCGGCGATCATCATGCTCGGCATCGTCATCCTCGTGCAGCAGATCGAGAGTCACGTGCTCCAGCCGTTCCTTATGGGGCAGGCCGTGTCCCTGCACCCCGTCGCCGTGATCCTCGCGGTGGCGGCGGGCTCGTTCGTGGCCGGCATCGCCGGGGCGCTCTTCGCCGTGCCGCTCCTCGCACTGGTCAACACCGTGGTGCTGTACCTCACCGGGCACGACAAGTTCCCCGAGCTCGGCAACGACGACAAACTCCCCATCAGATGGCTCGCCCCCGACGCCCCGCCGCTGCGCATCCCCCTGCGCCGGGCCACGGACCCGGCAGCAGGTTCCTGA
- a CDS encoding PT domain-containing protein, with translation MNRIAALGAATLLALGLGATPAAAAPVAFEEGLTVIAAKNSGATCPKDGKIDIKDDYEGDPKEITVTAPEGQLITGYCVKAGSAKQGEGPEYVEFDEGDYRTKVTITHSSGKDISHYTVFYTDGTSPSPTPSPSDEPSDEPSDEPSEEPSGEPSPEPSDEPSTEPSDEPSTEPSTEPSDEAESDEVLAATGAGPAVGYALLALALAGGGAALLVLRKRRMS, from the coding sequence ATGAACCGTATTGCCGCACTGGGAGCTGCCACGCTCCTCGCGCTCGGCCTGGGCGCCACCCCGGCCGCCGCCGCACCTGTCGCCTTCGAGGAAGGCCTGACCGTCATCGCCGCGAAGAACTCGGGCGCCACCTGTCCGAAGGACGGCAAGATCGACATCAAGGACGATTACGAGGGCGACCCCAAGGAGATCACGGTCACCGCGCCCGAGGGCCAGCTCATCACTGGCTACTGCGTCAAGGCCGGATCTGCCAAGCAGGGCGAAGGGCCGGAGTACGTCGAGTTCGACGAAGGTGACTACCGCACCAAGGTGACGATCACCCACTCGTCTGGCAAGGACATCAGCCACTACACCGTCTTCTACACCGACGGCACGTCACCGTCGCCGACGCCGTCCCCCTCGGACGAGCCGAGCGACGAGCCGTCGGACGAGCCGAGCGAAGAGCCTTCCGGCGAGCCCAGCCCGGAGCCGAGCGACGAGCCCAGCACGGAGCCGTCGGACGAGCCCAGCACGGAGCCCTCCACCGAGCCGAGCGACGAGGCCGAGTCGGACGAGGTGCTGGCAGCGACCGGTGCCGGCCCCGCCGTCGGCTACGCACTGCTCGCGCTCGCCCTGGCCGGCGGCGGTGCCGCACTGCTGGTGCTGCGCAAGCGCCGGATGTCCTGA
- the mca gene encoding mycothiol conjugate amidase Mca encodes MAVHAHPDDESSKGAATTARYAAEGVEVLVVTCTGGERGDILNPSYVVPEGHEFDSLEGRNAVRREEMARSAAALGVRHRWLGFVDSGLPEGDPLPPLPEGCFALVPLEEASEPLVRLVREFRPHVMTTYDPSGGYPHPDHIKCHEVSAEAFAAAGDPARYPGAGDPWEPMKLYYNHGFSMESLRAVHEAMEGAGLESPFGDWIESRAAREIPEREVTTYVPVSDYFSRRDDALRAHASQIDPDGFFFAVPRDIEAEVWPWDEYELAESNIPLPARAAGEHEDDLFVGVREALGARSGAGDDGREHAEVNA; translated from the coding sequence ATGGCGGTGCACGCGCACCCCGACGACGAGTCGAGCAAGGGAGCCGCGACCACGGCCCGCTATGCGGCCGAGGGCGTGGAGGTCCTGGTCGTCACGTGTACCGGCGGCGAGCGAGGGGACATCCTCAACCCGTCGTACGTCGTGCCCGAGGGCCACGAGTTCGACTCGCTCGAGGGGCGCAACGCGGTGCGTCGCGAGGAGATGGCCCGCTCGGCCGCCGCGCTGGGCGTGCGGCATCGCTGGCTCGGCTTCGTCGACTCCGGGCTGCCCGAGGGCGACCCCCTGCCCCCGCTGCCCGAGGGCTGCTTCGCCCTGGTTCCGCTCGAGGAGGCGTCGGAGCCTCTGGTGCGCCTGGTGCGCGAGTTCCGTCCGCACGTCATGACCACGTACGACCCGTCGGGCGGCTACCCGCACCCCGATCACATCAAGTGCCACGAGGTGTCGGCCGAGGCGTTCGCCGCCGCGGGCGACCCGGCGCGCTATCCCGGCGCGGGCGACCCGTGGGAGCCGATGAAGCTCTACTACAACCACGGCTTCTCGATGGAGAGCCTGCGTGCCGTGCACGAGGCGATGGAGGGCGCGGGCCTGGAGTCCCCGTTCGGCGACTGGATCGAGTCCCGCGCCGCCCGGGAGATCCCGGAGCGCGAGGTCACCACGTACGTGCCCGTGTCCGACTACTTCTCCCGGCGCGACGACGCCCTCCGCGCGCACGCCTCGCAGATCGACCCCGACGGCTTCTTCTTCGCCGTGCCCCGCGACATCGAGGCCGAGGTGTGGCCGTGGGACGAGTACGAGCTCGCGGAGTCGAACATCCCGCTCCCGGCGCGTGCGGCGGGTGAGCACGAGGACGACCTGTTCGTCGGCGTGCGCGAGGCTCTCGGCGCACGGAGCGGAGCCGGGGACGACGGCCGCGAGCACGCCGAGGTGAACGCGTGA
- the trhA gene encoding PAQR family membrane homeostasis protein TrhA produces MAAATNQPGRPSPDPVDNVGDKATGPLDRVGDTIDDVRGSVTGVVQTISTSVSDTVERKIKPHLRGWIHAGTFPLALAASITLVALAPGAAAKWSVAVFGLTAALLFGTSAVYHRGTWSPKVEAILRRADHSNIFLIIAGTYTPLAVTLLDRHDATILLWIVWSGALAGLIGRIVWLHAPRWVYTPIYVALGWVAVGYVKPFWEAGGPAVVWLVLGGGLAYTLGAVVYATKKPDPSPRWFGFHEIFHVLTVVGFASHVVAIYLAALS; encoded by the coding sequence GTGGCAGCAGCGACGAACCAGCCCGGCCGACCGTCGCCGGACCCGGTGGACAACGTCGGCGACAAGGCGACCGGCCCCCTCGACCGGGTGGGCGACACCATCGACGACGTGCGCGGCAGCGTGACCGGCGTCGTGCAGACCATCTCCACCAGCGTGTCGGACACCGTGGAGCGCAAGATCAAACCGCACCTGCGCGGCTGGATCCACGCGGGCACGTTCCCGCTCGCCCTCGCGGCGAGCATCACCCTGGTCGCCCTCGCACCGGGCGCCGCCGCCAAGTGGTCCGTCGCGGTCTTCGGCCTCACCGCGGCGCTGCTGTTCGGCACCAGCGCGGTGTACCACCGCGGCACCTGGTCGCCGAAGGTGGAGGCGATCCTGCGCCGTGCCGACCACTCCAACATCTTCCTCATCATCGCCGGCACCTACACCCCGCTCGCCGTGACGCTGCTGGACCGGCACGACGCCACGATCCTCCTGTGGATCGTGTGGAGCGGAGCACTCGCGGGGCTGATCGGGCGCATCGTGTGGCTGCACGCGCCCCGCTGGGTCTACACGCCGATCTACGTGGCGCTCGGGTGGGTCGCCGTCGGCTACGTGAAGCCCTTCTGGGAGGCCGGCGGGCCTGCCGTGGTGTGGCTGGTGCTCGGCGGCGGCCTCGCCTACACCCTGGGCGCCGTCGTCTACGCGACGAAGAAGCCCGACCCCAGCCCTCGCTGGTTCGGCTTCCACGAGATCTTCCACGTTCTCACGGTGGTGGGGTTCGCCTCGCACGTCGTGGCGATCTACCTGGCGGCGCTTTCCTGA